Proteins encoded together in one Rhizobium sp. 11515TR window:
- a CDS encoding response regulator yields MKIMIVEDEPLVALELERIAIEAGHEVVGSFMTAEQALAYASKAQVAFVDLGLADGHSGAGLARRLTDRFRIKVIFVTGSPERVGYGLEGAVGIVGKPFTDNAIIDALEKAQRLRA; encoded by the coding sequence ATGAAGATCATGATCGTCGAAGACGAGCCCTTGGTGGCACTCGAATTGGAACGTATCGCTATCGAAGCTGGCCACGAAGTCGTAGGCTCTTTCATGACCGCGGAGCAGGCTCTGGCTTATGCGTCAAAGGCACAGGTGGCTTTCGTGGATCTCGGCTTGGCCGATGGCCACAGCGGAGCGGGACTCGCTCGTCGATTGACGGATCGGTTCAGGATAAAAGTGATCTTTGTGACCGGCAGCCCCGAACGCGTTGGATACGGCCTCGAAGGAGCAGTCGGAATAGTCGGCAAGCCATTTACCGACAACGCGATCATCGACGCCTTGGAAAAGGCGCAGCGCCTACGAGCCTAA
- the glgB gene encoding 1,4-alpha-glucan branching protein GlgB — protein MSDVADILSQVDAGSIYALVEGRHGDPFSILGMHQGMDGRYSIKAFLPGALSVEILDRDSDRVLALAGLIHPAGLFGAMLAERNAYYLRIQWPDAVQVTADPYSFAPLLGDLDLHLISQGTHYNLSEALGANPMTIDDVAGVRFAVWAPNASRVSVVGDFNAWDGRRHPMRLRPQAGVWEIFIPHITDGERYKFEILDRFGTLLPQKADPVARAAEPAPSTASVVASSEPFRWSDQAWMDNCRSTDHFAKALSIYEVHAGSWLRDMEDGGRALDWIELSQRLIPYASEMGFTHIELLPIMEHPFGGSWGYQPLGLFAPTGRHGTPEDFAYFVDRCHQEGLGVILDWVPAHFPTDVWGLARFDGTALYEHEDPREGFHRDWNTLIYNLGRNEVKGFLIASALEWLERYHVDGLRVDAVASMLYRDYSRPQGEWIPNRYGGRENLEAMEFFKHLNSIVHERCPHALMIAEESTAFPNITKPAAEGGLGFDMKWNMGWMHDTLHYMSDDPVYRKYHHGSMTFGMIYAYSERFILPFSHDEVVHGKGSMLAKMPGDQWQKMANLRSLFGFMWGYPGKKLLFMGGEIGQWSEWSHDSSVEWDLLDEPSHTGLQRLVRDLNRIYRYFPCLQHGDTVPDGFEWAVADDAEQSVFGMLRFDAGRRSAVLVISNFTPVFRGGYRVGVPFSGLWRRILDTDDPVYGGAGIGSGDRVADDFPAHGRRQSLLLDLAPLSTAMFLFEPEGATKGGEQS, from the coding sequence ATGAGCGATGTTGCCGACATTCTCAGCCAAGTGGATGCGGGTTCGATATATGCCCTGGTGGAGGGGCGGCATGGAGATCCCTTTTCGATCCTCGGCATGCATCAGGGGATGGACGGCCGGTACAGCATCAAGGCTTTTCTCCCCGGCGCTTTGAGCGTTGAAATCCTCGATCGAGACAGCGATCGCGTTCTGGCATTGGCCGGTCTCATCCATCCGGCCGGCCTGTTCGGCGCGATGCTTGCCGAACGCAACGCTTATTATCTGAGAATTCAATGGCCCGATGCAGTCCAGGTGACGGCCGACCCCTACAGCTTCGCGCCGTTGCTCGGCGATCTGGATCTTCACCTGATCTCGCAAGGCACGCATTACAATCTCAGCGAAGCTCTCGGCGCCAATCCGATGACGATCGATGATGTCGCAGGCGTGCGCTTTGCGGTTTGGGCGCCGAATGCGAGCCGGGTGTCCGTAGTCGGCGACTTCAATGCCTGGGACGGACGCCGCCATCCGATGAGGCTCCGGCCGCAGGCAGGTGTCTGGGAGATATTCATTCCGCATATCACGGACGGCGAACGCTATAAGTTCGAGATTCTCGATCGCTTCGGCACCCTGCTTCCGCAAAAGGCCGATCCGGTCGCGCGGGCAGCGGAGCCTGCGCCATCGACGGCATCCGTTGTGGCTTCGTCCGAACCCTTCCGCTGGAGCGATCAAGCCTGGATGGACAATTGCCGAAGCACCGATCATTTCGCCAAGGCGCTTTCGATTTATGAGGTCCATGCCGGCTCCTGGCTGCGCGACATGGAAGATGGCGGCCGCGCGCTGGATTGGATCGAACTCTCGCAGCGGCTCATTCCCTACGCCAGCGAAATGGGTTTCACCCATATCGAGCTGCTGCCGATCATGGAGCATCCTTTTGGCGGATCGTGGGGCTATCAGCCACTCGGCCTGTTTGCGCCGACCGGGCGCCACGGCACGCCCGAAGATTTCGCATATTTCGTTGATCGCTGCCACCAGGAAGGGCTCGGTGTCATCCTGGATTGGGTGCCGGCGCATTTTCCGACGGATGTCTGGGGATTGGCGCGTTTTGACGGCACCGCGCTTTACGAGCACGAAGATCCGCGAGAGGGCTTCCATCGCGACTGGAACACGCTGATCTATAATCTGGGGCGCAACGAGGTCAAAGGCTTCCTGATCGCGAGCGCGCTCGAATGGCTTGAGCGCTATCATGTGGACGGATTGCGCGTCGATGCCGTCGCTTCCATGCTCTATCGCGACTATAGCCGCCCGCAAGGCGAATGGATCCCGAACCGCTACGGCGGGCGCGAAAACCTGGAAGCCATGGAATTCTTCAAGCATCTGAACAGCATCGTTCACGAACGCTGTCCGCATGCACTGATGATCGCCGAAGAATCGACCGCTTTTCCGAACATCACAAAACCCGCAGCGGAAGGTGGGCTCGGTTTCGACATGAAGTGGAATATGGGATGGATGCACGACACGCTCCATTACATGTCCGACGATCCGGTCTATCGAAAGTATCATCATGGCTCGATGACCTTCGGCATGATCTATGCCTATAGCGAGCGCTTCATCCTGCCGTTTTCACATGACGAAGTTGTGCATGGAAAGGGCTCCATGCTCGCCAAGATGCCCGGCGATCAGTGGCAGAAGATGGCCAATCTCCGCTCTCTTTTTGGCTTCATGTGGGGGTACCCCGGTAAGAAGCTTCTCTTCATGGGCGGTGAGATCGGTCAGTGGTCGGAATGGAGCCATGACAGTTCGGTGGAATGGGATCTCCTCGATGAACCGTCTCACACCGGCCTGCAACGGCTGGTGCGCGATCTGAACCGGATCTACAGGTATTTTCCCTGTTTGCAGCATGGCGATACCGTGCCGGACGGCTTTGAGTGGGCGGTTGCAGATGATGCCGAACAGTCGGTTTTCGGAATGCTGCGTTTTGATGCCGGGCGGCGGTCGGCAGTTCTGGTCATCTCGAATTTCACCCCGGTTTTCCGGGGCGGATACAGGGTAGGCGTGCCATTTTCCGGCCTCTGGCGGCGGATACTCGATACCGATGACCCTGTTTATGGCGGAGCAGGTATCGGCTCTGGCGATCGTGTTGCCGACGATTTTCCTGCGCATGGGCGCCGCCAGTCACTTCTCCTCGATCTCGCGCCCCTTTCAACGGCGATGTTCCTCTTTGAGCCCGAAGGAGCGACGAAGGGAGGTGAACAATCCTGA